One Plasmodium reichenowi strain SY57 chromosome Unknown, whole genome shotgun sequence genomic window, aaaaaaatataataataataatatatatatatatatatatacataccTGTAACAAAAGCAAAAATAAAACCTGTACATGCAGCCGTTAGATCCATATTAACACTATTTTTACATCCAATTTTGTtactaatattatttgCATCACCAAATAAATTTTGAGGAGTAGACGATGC contains:
- a CDS encoding oxoacyl-ACP synthase produces the protein VINASSTPQNLFGDANNISNKIGCKNSVNMDLTAACTGFIFAFVT